In one Stenotrophomonas maltophilia genomic region, the following are encoded:
- a CDS encoding HvfB family MNIO-type RiPP peptide maturase — MASTDVRASAVHRRSPLPAAAAGLGLRRALLQALREAPAGDFDFLECAPENWIHVGGPAGDALAELAARHPLSCHGLSLSLGGSAPLDTQLLAQVGRFLDEYRVPLYSEHLSYCSDDGHLYDLLPIPFTDEAVRHTATRIARVQDLLGRRIAVENVSYYLAPEPSMDELSFTNAVLAEADCDLLLDVNNVYVNACNHGYDADTFIAGLPAQRIVCLHVAGHLDEAPDLKIDTHGSAVIDPVWELLARTYARIGPRPTLLERDFNFPPYAELQSELQTIRRLQADPAGGSTHG; from the coding sequence GTGGCAAGCACTGACGTCCGCGCCAGCGCTGTCCACCGGCGGTCGCCGCTTCCCGCGGCGGCCGCCGGGTTGGGCCTGCGCCGCGCGCTGCTGCAGGCGCTGCGCGAGGCGCCGGCCGGCGACTTCGACTTCCTCGAATGTGCGCCGGAAAACTGGATCCACGTAGGCGGCCCGGCAGGCGATGCACTGGCCGAACTGGCGGCGCGGCATCCGCTGAGCTGCCATGGCCTGTCGCTGTCGCTGGGCGGCAGTGCACCGCTGGACACGCAGCTGCTGGCACAGGTTGGCCGTTTCCTGGACGAGTACCGCGTGCCGCTTTACAGCGAGCACCTGAGCTACTGCAGCGACGACGGCCATCTGTACGACCTGCTGCCGATTCCGTTCACCGATGAAGCCGTGCGCCATACCGCCACGCGCATTGCCCGTGTGCAGGACCTGCTCGGCCGGCGCATCGCGGTGGAGAACGTGTCCTACTACCTGGCACCGGAACCGTCCATGGACGAACTGTCCTTCACCAACGCGGTGCTTGCCGAAGCGGACTGCGACCTGCTGCTGGACGTCAACAACGTCTACGTCAACGCCTGCAACCATGGCTACGACGCCGACACGTTCATCGCCGGCCTGCCGGCACAGCGCATCGTCTGCCTGCACGTGGCCGGGCACCTGGATGAAGCGCCGGACCTGAAGATCGACACCCATGGCAGCGCCGTGATCGATCCGGTCTGGGAACTGCTTGCACGTACCTATGCGCGCATCGGCCCCCGCCCCACCCTGCTCGAACGCGACTTCAACTTCCCCCCATACGCCGAGCTCCAGAGCGAGCTGCAGACCATCCGCCGCCTGCAGGCCGACCCAGCCGGAGGCAGCACGCATGGCTGA
- a CDS encoding HvfA family oxazolone/thioamide-modified RiPP metallophore produces the protein MSSTNKTLSLLTATALVAGLGMTASASALSMSDLAQGYLVAGQAAKATDAKAADARTGDAAKHAEGKCGADGKSAEGKCGGDKGKAAAGTDAKAKSTGDKKAAEGKCGEGKCGGKH, from the coding sequence ATGAGCAGTACCAACAAGACCCTGTCCCTGCTGACCGCTACCGCCCTTGTCGCCGGCCTGGGCATGACGGCCAGCGCTTCGGCTCTGAGCATGAGCGATCTGGCGCAGGGCTATCTGGTGGCCGGCCAGGCCGCCAAGGCCACCGATGCCAAGGCCGCCGACGCGCGTACCGGCGACGCCGCCAAGCATGCCGAAGGCAAGTGCGGCGCCGATGGCAAGAGCGCCGAAGGCAAGTGTGGTGGCGACAAGGGCAAGGCCGCCGCCGGCACCGATGCCAAGGCCAAGAGCACCGGCGACAAGAAGGCGGCCGAAGGCAAGTGCGGCGAAGGCAAGTGCGGTGGCAAGCACTGA
- a CDS encoding HvfC family RiPP maturation protein, whose product MAEAPERLRAQQHAFTAHLRDPDTVAAPAGMEPRRVAVYQRLLFNNLLGLLSNGFPVCVRLLGEPGWSALVRSYFATHRCRSPLFTELAAEFVQWLQAQPQLPHPALAELAHYEWVETALYQLQAEPLPVAGAIDPRVVALQRSPLAWPLLYQWPVHRLGADDAPRTAPAEPTGLLVRRDADGEVRFASLSPLAVHLLARIGEQPGADGNTYLRQLALAHGLEEHALDEAGAALLQQFLQAGVIGPITPPP is encoded by the coding sequence ATGGCTGAAGCGCCGGAACGGCTGCGTGCGCAGCAGCACGCGTTCACCGCCCATCTGCGCGACCCGGACACCGTGGCCGCGCCGGCCGGCATGGAGCCGCGACGCGTAGCGGTGTACCAGCGCCTGCTGTTCAACAACCTGCTGGGTCTGTTGAGCAACGGGTTCCCGGTCTGCGTGCGCCTGCTCGGTGAACCGGGCTGGAGTGCCCTGGTGCGCAGCTACTTCGCGACGCATCGCTGCCGCAGTCCGCTGTTCACCGAACTGGCCGCCGAGTTCGTGCAGTGGCTGCAGGCACAGCCGCAGCTTCCGCATCCGGCGCTGGCCGAGCTGGCCCACTACGAGTGGGTGGAAACGGCGTTGTACCAGCTGCAGGCCGAGCCGCTGCCGGTGGCCGGCGCGATCGATCCTCGGGTGGTCGCCCTGCAGCGTTCGCCGCTGGCCTGGCCCTTGCTGTATCAATGGCCGGTCCACCGGCTTGGCGCGGACGATGCGCCGCGCACGGCTCCGGCCGAGCCGACCGGCCTGCTGGTCCGGCGCGATGCTGACGGTGAGGTGCGTTTCGCCAGCCTCAGCCCACTGGCGGTGCATCTGCTGGCCCGCATCGGCGAGCAGCCCGGCGCCGATGGCAACACCTACCTGCGGCAGCTGGCACTGGCACACGGGCTGGAGGAGCACGCGTTGGACGAGGCCGGTGCCGCCCTGCTGCAACAGTTCCTGCAAGCCGGCGTAATCGGCCCGATCACG